From a single Photobacterium gaetbulicola Gung47 genomic region:
- a CDS encoding transcription elongation factor GreB (COG0782) — MKTKLITREGYNKLKEEHDYLWNVKRPEITKIVTWAASLGDRSENADYTFNKRILRQIDRRVRFLRKFLPDVTVVDYSPQQEGRVFFGAWVEIENEAGDVKKFRIVGPEEIYGDAKDYISIDSPMARALLKKEVDDEFVVKTPEGDKEWFINSIEYEKGS, encoded by the coding sequence GTGAAAACCAAGCTAATTACTCGAGAAGGCTATAACAAGCTTAAAGAAGAACATGACTACTTGTGGAATGTGAAGCGGCCTGAAATCACAAAGATAGTGACGTGGGCTGCTAGTCTTGGTGATCGTTCTGAAAATGCTGATTACACCTTCAATAAACGTATCTTGCGTCAAATAGATCGAAGAGTTCGCTTCTTACGAAAGTTCCTGCCTGATGTAACCGTTGTTGATTACTCACCTCAGCAAGAGGGGAGGGTTTTCTTTGGTGCTTGGGTAGAAATTGAGAACGAAGCCGGTGATGTTAAAAAGTTTCGCATCGTTGGTCCGGAAGAAATCTATGGTGATGCTAAAGATTACATCTCAATCGACTCTCCAATGGCCAGAGCATTACTCAAAAAAGAAGTTGATGATGAATTTGTTGTGAAAACGCCTGAAGGGGACAAGGAGTGGTTCATTAACTCCATTGAGTATGAAAAGGGCAGCTAA
- a CDS encoding phage integrase family protein (COG0582), with protein sequence MKTFYKTVNQASKAAIGLGIQSLREYKQRYKEDERLPSNPDKFYTDDWVDWFSFLDKEKRSLYLTYAEASKAAIGLGIQLLQEYKQRYKEDERLPSRPDVVFADDWVDWFSFLDKEKRFFYPTYVEASKAAIGLGIQSHREYKQRYQDDERLPSNPDQVYADDWVDWFSFLDKEKRFLYLTYADASKAAIGLGIQSQPEYRQRYQDDERLPSNPNQVYADDWVDWISFLNKEKRSLYLTYAEVSKAAIGLGIQSQSEYNQRYKEDARLPSRPDVLFADDWVDWFSFLDKEKRPWYLTYAEARKAAIGLGIQFLPEYKQRYKEDERLPSSPHQVYADDWVDWFSFLGREKPTWYLTYIEASEAAIGMGIQSQPEYKQRYKEDERLPSSPEQVYADDWVDWFSFLDKEKRTLYLTYAEASKAAIALGLQSPQEYKQRYKEDKCLPSNPRTFYGDDWVDWIHFLLPSDISHLKQFKTACAILKIKNSSQYRVTQKNYPQLPSKPEKRITNWSNWYDALDIPRPYEYDELAALVQRKGISSFAEYAKLRAESNDPRMPAKPEEHYQGKGWTNTYDFWGTKRPYQVKYFTDEWSLWSETVKEFLKSARGGDTKAKDLCEFVREYIEPNGFETSPLEFLTRGSTNIQPMLNLFEQVPVTRRKKWVFSINEFLDWIISNYLILEDTETGEITHIKDAKNPFSHVNFNGEAEPQVVNETDKMSLPYQYVKAGREWIFPLDSIEKKLSYRDLAHLHRFSSDWIQINDSSLLDKNDPDCVFKVENGKTYLWFPAYWTYTYSLMQLPARGIQIVYCDSGEADQELADFKNNKVVWKKNRTMLAGLTNRQSMVSKSAQGEFGVHYTSNKTKFDGSGYTIPFMPREMAYWLVKLRKWQQKYNPLKEPTRWLDCERTNLNEVQRKQKGANCFLFRDYLEKEPGIFGGRLTTRLAAALYFSGKNDITTATYKGLKYNQSIKELENSQTIPLSHFKSPYTPHSMRVSLINAYAFEFGIPLEVIMKLVGHSSIMMTIYYTKSGKTGANLREKMELGEKEAMSKATQTLKSFVEQQRIEEVKSQLVGSSVDLLNTLGNARPASSYLWKDFGICPVGGAFCSEGGCRVATKANIYHPVPAGYLGEQNCFLCRFFITGPAFLVGLAAMFNEISLAVNTQSIRYTSLGQKLDDIAEKIDVIDHQLYKIKVDSSEKSALESDRRELVGERMHLNSEIETRAKKLDLYLSDMNAIHRHIHNCQTLMSNPKENTENHCQLIVPQEFEIGFELDDVSYFHQLSEVCSNAELFHSCSDEQAVTRRSQMIDKMMVENGIQPQLFLLSEEEQLAVGNQLTELMLTRLKGWENVDRLMDGSLTLKDLSIDNQFDEKMIRELFEKSKPLKRIG encoded by the coding sequence ATGAAAACATTCTACAAAACTGTAAACCAAGCAAGCAAAGCGGCGATAGGGTTAGGCATTCAATCGCTGCGGGAATATAAGCAGCGCTATAAAGAAGATGAGCGTCTTCCCTCGAATCCAGATAAGTTTTACACAGATGATTGGGTTGATTGGTTTAGCTTTCTGGATAAAGAGAAACGGTCTTTGTATCTGACATATGCAGAGGCAAGCAAAGCGGCGATAGGATTAGGCATTCAATTGTTGCAGGAATATAAGCAGCGCTACAAAGAAGATGAGCGTCTTCCCTCACGTCCAGATGTGGTCTTTGCCGATGATTGGGTTGATTGGTTTAGCTTTCTGGATAAAGAGAAGCGGTTTTTTTATCCGACATATGTAGAAGCAAGCAAAGCGGCGATAGGATTGGGCATTCAATCGCATCGAGAATATAAGCAGCGCTACCAAGACGATGAGCGTCTTCCCTCGAATCCAGATCAGGTTTATGCGGATGATTGGGTTGATTGGTTTAGCTTTCTGGATAAAGAGAAGCGGTTTTTGTATCTGACATATGCAGATGCAAGTAAAGCAGCGATAGGATTGGGCATTCAATCCCAGCCGGAATATAGGCAGCGCTACCAAGACGATGAGCGTCTTCCTTCGAATCCAAACCAGGTTTATGCGGATGATTGGGTGGATTGGATTAGCTTTCTGAATAAAGAGAAGCGGTCTTTGTATCTGACATATGCAGAGGTAAGCAAAGCGGCGATAGGTTTGGGCATTCAATCGCAGTCGGAATATAATCAGCGCTACAAAGAAGATGCGCGTCTTCCCTCACGTCCAGATGTGCTCTTTGCAGATGATTGGGTGGATTGGTTTAGTTTTCTGGATAAAGAGAAGCGGCCTTGGTATCTGACATATGCAGAGGCACGCAAAGCGGCGATAGGATTGGGCATTCAATTCCTGCCGGAATATAAACAGCGCTACAAAGAAGATGAGCGCCTTCCCTCGAGTCCACATCAGGTTTACGCCGATGATTGGGTGGATTGGTTCAGTTTTCTGGGTAGAGAGAAGCCTACTTGGTACCTGACATATATAGAGGCAAGCGAAGCGGCGATAGGAATGGGCATTCAATCCCAGCCGGAATATAAGCAGCGCTACAAAGAAGATGAGCGTCTTCCCTCGAGTCCAGAACAAGTTTATGCGGATGACTGGGTGGATTGGTTTAGTTTTCTGGATAAAGAGAAGCGCACTTTGTATCTAACATATGCAGAGGCAAGCAAAGCGGCGATAGCTTTGGGCCTTCAATCGCCCCAAGAATATAAACAGCGCTACAAAGAAGATAAATGTCTTCCCTCCAACCCAAGGACGTTTTATGGTGATGATTGGGTCGATTGGATTCATTTCTTATTGCCTAGCGACATATCTCATCTGAAACAGTTCAAAACAGCATGTGCGATTCTAAAAATAAAAAACTCGTCTCAATACAGAGTTACGCAAAAGAACTACCCTCAATTACCATCCAAACCCGAAAAAAGAATAACCAACTGGAGCAATTGGTATGACGCTCTCGATATTCCAAGACCTTATGAATATGACGAACTAGCTGCTTTGGTTCAAAGGAAAGGTATTTCGAGTTTCGCAGAGTATGCGAAACTTCGGGCTGAATCCAATGACCCTAGGATGCCAGCTAAGCCAGAAGAGCATTACCAAGGAAAGGGGTGGACTAATACTTATGACTTCTGGGGAACGAAGCGACCATATCAAGTTAAATACTTTACCGATGAATGGTCACTTTGGTCGGAGACGGTAAAAGAGTTTCTCAAGTCTGCACGTGGGGGAGATACCAAAGCAAAAGACTTATGTGAATTTGTTCGTGAATACATTGAGCCAAATGGCTTTGAAACATCCCCGCTGGAGTTTCTAACACGTGGCTCGACAAACATTCAACCAATGCTGAATCTGTTTGAACAAGTTCCAGTGACACGAAGAAAAAAATGGGTGTTCTCAATCAATGAATTCTTAGATTGGATTATCTCAAATTATCTTATTTTGGAAGACACAGAGACCGGAGAAATTACTCACATCAAGGACGCTAAAAACCCTTTCAGTCACGTTAACTTTAATGGAGAGGCTGAACCTCAAGTTGTAAATGAAACAGACAAGATGTCTCTGCCTTATCAATATGTAAAAGCGGGGCGAGAGTGGATATTTCCATTGGACTCTATAGAGAAAAAGCTAAGCTATCGAGATTTAGCTCATTTGCATCGTTTTTCATCAGATTGGATACAGATCAACGATAGCTCTCTCCTAGATAAGAATGACCCCGACTGCGTTTTCAAAGTTGAAAATGGAAAAACCTATCTTTGGTTTCCAGCATACTGGACCTATACGTACTCACTAATGCAACTCCCTGCTAGAGGGATACAAATCGTCTATTGCGACTCCGGAGAGGCTGATCAAGAACTCGCCGACTTTAAGAACAATAAAGTCGTTTGGAAGAAAAATAGGACTATGTTGGCTGGCCTAACCAATCGGCAGAGCATGGTGAGTAAGTCAGCGCAAGGAGAGTTCGGTGTTCATTACACGTCGAACAAAACTAAGTTTGATGGTTCGGGCTACACGATTCCCTTCATGCCGAGAGAGATGGCATATTGGTTGGTAAAGCTTAGAAAGTGGCAACAAAAATATAATCCACTTAAGGAGCCAACGAGATGGCTTGATTGTGAGCGCACCAATCTAAACGAAGTACAGCGTAAACAAAAAGGGGCTAATTGTTTCTTATTTAGAGACTATCTAGAAAAAGAGCCTGGCATATTTGGTGGCAGGTTAACGACGCGACTTGCTGCTGCGCTATATTTCTCTGGCAAGAATGATATTACAACGGCTACCTACAAAGGATTGAAATACAATCAATCGATTAAAGAGTTGGAAAATAGTCAAACGATACCGCTTTCACACTTCAAATCTCCTTACACTCCCCACTCAATGCGCGTCAGTCTGATTAACGCGTACGCCTTTGAATTTGGTATTCCTTTGGAAGTCATTATGAAATTGGTCGGTCACTCCAGCATTATGATGACAATCTACTATACCAAGAGCGGTAAAACAGGCGCCAACTTACGAGAGAAAATGGAGTTGGGAGAAAAAGAGGCAATGAGCAAAGCAACACAAACGCTCAAATCGTTTGTGGAACAGCAGAGAATTGAAGAGGTTAAATCACAGTTGGTAGGTTCATCTGTGGATCTACTAAATACACTAGGCAATGCTCGGCCGGCCTCCAGCTATCTTTGGAAAGATTTTGGCATCTGCCCTGTTGGAGGTGCTTTTTGTTCAGAAGGGGGCTGTCGAGTAGCCACAAAAGCTAACATATATCACCCAGTACCAGCGGGTTATTTGGGAGAGCAGAATTGCTTTCTGTGTCGATTCTTTATTACCGGCCCTGCTTTTTTGGTTGGACTTGCAGCCATGTTCAATGAGATAAGCCTAGCCGTAAACACTCAGTCTATACGTTACACTTCGCTTGGGCAGAAGCTTGATGATATTGCAGAAAAGATAGATGTCATTGATCACCAACTATACAAAATAAAAGTGGATAGCTCAGAGAAGTCGGCTTTGGAGTCTGATAGACGTGAGTTAGTTGGAGAGCGTATGCACTTGAACTCGGAAATTGAAACACGAGCGAAGAAGCTAGATCTGTACCTTTCGGACATGAACGCGATTCACCGCCATATACATAATTGTCAAACACTTATGAGTAACCCTAAAGAAAATACTGAGAATCACTGTCAGCTTATAGTTCCGCAAGAATTCGAAATAGGTTTTGAACTCGATGATGTCAGCTATTTTCATCAACTATCCGAAGTTTGCTCGAATGCAGAACTGTTTCACAGCTGTAGTGATGAACAAGCTGTAACGAGACGCTCACAGATGATCGACAAAATGATGGTCGAAAATGGTATTCAGCCGCAACTCTTCTTACTGTCAGAAGAAGAACAGCTTGCAGTGGGGAACCAGTTAACAGAGTTAATGCTGACAAGGTTGAAAGGCTGGGAGAACGTCGACCGTCTCATGGATGGGAGTTTGACCTTAAAGGACTTATCGATAGATAACCAGTTCGATGAAAAGATGATTCGTGAATTGTTTGAGAAGTCGAAACCACTAAAAAGGATCGGCTAG
- a CDS encoding putative nucleoside phosphorylase (COG0745) produces MKILLIEDNNEKQQAIEYVINTELSNAANKPSVVHAKDLNSARRSLYSDLFDLVIFDMYLPDIHQVSQERDCSFELINDFSESKNYQSEAIALTQFEINEIEDIQSFNQVGITLVSYDSSNGWKAALKQKINRASQRVRCDFLIFCALSKEKQAFSSTGFTVGQAKNIFGMDCTDISIGNFNGFIVKPHNMGLVNMAIIASKAIELFQPKIVTMSGICAGVKGESNYLDLIVGKTCWEYQTGKWKDGEFVQEPYQVDIHRPLQVDLEQSTENESLKNIIRNGLFMTELGEMSIKVAPISSGSAVIADDEMMKRIGLQHRKMAGLEMEMYALYEAAAQSLCNPLCFGAKAVVDMGDSSKGDMYHDVGCTISARYVANILEQQLGKI; encoded by the coding sequence ATGAAGATTTTACTTATTGAAGATAACAACGAAAAACAACAAGCAATTGAGTATGTTATTAATACCGAGCTCAGTAATGCAGCTAACAAGCCTTCGGTTGTACATGCTAAAGATCTAAATAGTGCCAGACGTTCGCTATATAGCGATCTTTTTGACTTGGTTATTTTTGATATGTACCTACCAGATATTCATCAAGTATCTCAAGAAAGAGATTGTTCATTTGAACTTATCAATGATTTTTCAGAGAGTAAAAACTACCAATCTGAAGCTATAGCACTAACTCAATTTGAAATTAACGAAATTGAAGATATTCAATCTTTTAATCAAGTAGGAATAACATTAGTTTCTTACGACTCTTCTAATGGGTGGAAAGCAGCTCTAAAACAAAAAATAAATAGAGCATCTCAGAGGGTTAGATGTGATTTTTTGATTTTCTGTGCTTTATCCAAAGAAAAACAAGCTTTTTCATCTACAGGCTTTACTGTTGGTCAAGCAAAAAATATTTTTGGAATGGACTGTACTGATATATCAATAGGTAACTTTAATGGTTTCATTGTAAAGCCTCACAATATGGGTCTTGTAAACATGGCTATTATTGCATCGAAAGCTATAGAGTTATTCCAACCTAAAATTGTAACAATGAGTGGAATTTGTGCTGGTGTTAAGGGTGAATCTAATTATCTAGATTTAATCGTTGGCAAGACTTGCTGGGAATATCAAACTGGAAAATGGAAAGATGGAGAATTTGTACAAGAGCCATATCAAGTAGACATACATAGGCCACTTCAAGTTGATTTAGAACAATCAACTGAAAATGAATCACTCAAGAATATAATTAGAAATGGTTTATTCATGACAGAGCTTGGAGAAATGAGTATTAAAGTTGCACCAATCTCATCTGGTTCTGCTGTTATTGCTGATGATGAAATGATGAAAAGAATTGGCCTTCAACACAGAAAGATGGCAGGCCTAGAAATGGAAATGTATGCTTTATATGAAGCTGCTGCTCAATCTCTTTGCAACCCATTATGTTTTGGTGCAAAAGCTGTTGTAGATATGGGAGACAGTTCAAAAGGAGATATGTATCATGATGTTGGCTGTACAATTTCAGCCAGGTATGTAGCTAACATTCTAGAGCAACAGTTAGGTAAAATATAA